The nucleotide sequence GCCGGGCCGAGGCCGTGGTCAGCTTCGGCAACCTGGTCATGCTCAGCCAGTACCACGTCCAGTGGCAGGGGAGCCGCCCCCTGGCCCGGGTCCGGGAGGGCCTGGGGGTCATGCGGACCCTGCTCGACACCGGCAAGATCGACCACCAGGGCGAGTTCTTCAACTACTCGGGCCTGTTCACCGCGGCCCGGCCGGTCCAGGAGCGGGTGCCGCTGAAGCTGGGGGCGATGGGCGGGCCGCGCAGCTTCGAGCTGGCCGGGGAGATCGCCGACGGCATGCACCACGCCCTCGGCTACTCCAAGGAGAACTACGAGTACGTGGTCTCCCACGTCCGCAAGGGGGCCGAGAAGGCGGGCCGCGACGTCGCCGACCTCGACCTGGGCGCCTGGATCATCAGCGTGGTCGCCAACGACCGCGCCCTGGCCAAGGCGGCGGCCCGCATCATCGTCGCCTTCTACATCCCCTCCATGCCCCAGTCGCAGGTGGAGCGGCACGGCATCGAGTACGCCAGCCTGCAGCCGATCTTCGACGCCTTCGCCTCGGGCGACGTGGCCAAGGCGATCGAGCTCACCACCCCGGAGCTGGTCGACAAGCTGTCGGTCGCCGGCACCCCCGAGGAGGTCGTCCACCAGCTCAAGACCGACATCCTGTCCACGGGGATCAACCACGTGATCGCCGCCCTGGTCGACCCGGTCCTGGTCAAGTTCTTCTCCGGCCAGACCGTGGACGTGCCCGACGTGAAGAGCCAGCTGCGGCTGATCGCCGACAAGGTGATGCCGGAACTCGACTGACGGAGGTCAACGCCGTGACCAGGATCCCCGACGTCGAAGGCAGCGACCTCGTCCCCCGCGACCCCGACGTGCTCTCCATCGGCGACCGGGCGGCCGCCGAGGCGGCCACCCGCAAGCTGGCCGAGGGCTACGAGGACCGCGCCTGGGGCTGCATGTCGTCGCGGCACAAGTTCTGCCGCGAGCCCTGCCCCGTCTACCAGGTGACCCGCAACGAGCAGCACACCAGCTACGGCTTCCACGCCACCGTGGCCGCCATGTCCCAGGGCCTGGTCGACCTGGAGGACGCCTTCGAGCAGTACGCCTACTGCACCCAGTGCGGCGCCTGCGAGCTGCGCTGCCCCAACACCCTGTTCACCGGCGACTTCTACCGCAACCGGACCCAGCTGGTGCAGCTGGTCCGGGCCGTGCGGGCGGCCGGGGTCGAGGCCGGGATCGAGCGCGCCTCCTGGAAGCGCTGGAACGACGACACCGTCACCTTCCGCAACGAGATGCAGGGCGACCCGGCCCAGGTGGCCGGCTGGGCCGACGACCTCGACCTGCCCAGGGGCGGGGAGACGATCCTGTTCTGCGACTGCATGGCCGCCTACCGCCAGACCAAGGTCCCGCGGGCGGTCAGTCTGCTGCTGCGCGAGGCCGGGGTCGAGGTCGGGCTGATGAACGACCAGTGGTGCTGCGGCGGCCCGGCCCTGGAGATGGGCTACACCGACATCTTCGAGCAGTTCGCCCGCCACAACCTGGAGGACTGGCGCCAGGCGGGGGCCAAGCGGGTCGTCACCCTCGATCCGCACGACTACATCGCCTTCGTCGAGGACTACCCGCGGCTGTTCGGCGACTACGGCATCGAGGTGCTGCACGTCACCGACCTGCTGGCCGAGCTCATCGACCAGGGCAAGCTCAGGCTGGAGCGGCCGGTCCCGGTCAGCGTCACCTACCACGACCCCTGCCGGCTCAACAAGCGCCGCGGCATCTGGGAGTCGCCCCGAAAGATCCTGCGGGCCATCCCCGGGCTGGAGTTCCGCGACGTCGACCACGTCACCCAGTGGGCGATGTGCTCGGGCGCCGGCGGCGGGCTGCCGCTGGCCCTGCCCGACGTGGCCGAGAAGGTCGCCCGCAACCGGCTCGAGGCGGCCGCGCCCCTCGGGGCCGACGTGCTCGCCTCGGCCTGCGTCTGGGCCGAGGACCACCTGGAGCGGGTCGCGGCCGCCGACGGGC is from Actinomycetota bacterium and encodes:
- a CDS encoding (Fe-S)-binding protein; the protein is MTRIPDVEGSDLVPRDPDVLSIGDRAAAEAATRKLAEGYEDRAWGCMSSRHKFCREPCPVYQVTRNEQHTSYGFHATVAAMSQGLVDLEDAFEQYAYCTQCGACELRCPNTLFTGDFYRNRTQLVQLVRAVRAAGVEAGIERASWKRWNDDTVTFRNEMQGDPAQVAGWADDLDLPRGGETILFCDCMAAYRQTKVPRAVSLLLREAGVEVGLMNDQWCCGGPALEMGYTDIFEQFARHNLEDWRQAGAKRVVTLDPHDYIAFVEDYPRLFGDYGIEVLHVTDLLAELIDQGKLRLERPVPVSVTYHDPCRLNKRRGIWESPRKILRAIPGLEFRDVDHVTQWAMCSGAGGGLPLALPDVAEKVARNRLEAAAPLGADVLASACVWAEDHLERVAAADGQMPVVDITVLAAMSAGLLDPEPWLAEVARNRGGPGDRRGGPPENREAGP
- a CDS encoding LLM class flavin-dependent oxidoreductase translates to MVRFSYVQTPDYPLSDSIDMIKTADDLGFYACYSVDEIYHKDMWLLFAAAADKTRNIRMGPNVTHVILREPTLIAQQLATLDELTGGRAEAVVSFGNLVMLSQYHVQWQGSRPLARVREGLGVMRTLLDTGKIDHQGEFFNYSGLFTAARPVQERVPLKLGAMGGPRSFELAGEIADGMHHALGYSKENYEYVVSHVRKGAEKAGRDVADLDLGAWIISVVANDRALAKAAARIIVAFYIPSMPQSQVERHGIEYASLQPIFDAFASGDVAKAIELTTPELVDKLSVAGTPEEVVHQLKTDILSTGINHVIAALVDPVLVKFFSGQTVDVPDVKSQLRLIADKVMPELD